In the genome of bacterium, the window CCACCGACACGACCGCGTCGGTCTCGGCGACCAGGGCCTTTACGACGGGCAGGAGGCGCTTAATCTCCGTGTCGGCGTCCACCGGGAGGGCGCCGGGCCGGGAGCTCTCGGCGCCCAGGTCCAGGATGTCCGCCCCGGCCGCGAGCATCGCCCTCGCCCGTTCCAGCGCCGCCCCCACGTCGTCGCCCACGCCGTCCCCGGAGAAGGAATCGCCCGTGAGGTTGACGACCCCCATGACCAGGGGCCGGGAGAGGTCGAGCACCCGGTCCCGCACGTGCCAGACCGGCACGCGGTCGAGCGCCGCGAGGGTCCCGGTCAGCTCGTCGCCCAGAGCGCCCAGGCCGAACTGCTGGCCCCGGAGCTTTTCCGCGATGAGCCCCAACTGCCGCCGCGTCCCGCCGAGCACCACGTCGGTGGAGTCCACCCCGCGGATGACGAGCCCCTTGTGCACCGCCGCCTCGGCGCCCGCGGCCAGCGCCTCCTGCTTGAGAATCGTGGCCATGGCGTGCCCAACGTCGCGGATGTGAAAAACGTGGAAGCCGAGCTTGGAGGTCATCAGCTCCACGCCGCGGTCGGAGACGCCGGCCCGGCGCATCAGGCG includes:
- a CDS encoding dihydropteroate synthase; this encodes MKHHPRVCRIDSPEDAARLMRRAGVSDRGVELMTSKLGFHVFHIRDVGHAMATILKQEALAAGAEAAVHKGLVIRGVDSTDVVLGGTRRQLGLIAEKLRGQQFGLGALGDELTGTLAALDRVPVWHVRDRVLDLSRPLVMGVVNLTGDSFSGDGVGDDVGAALERARAMLAAGADILDLGAESSRPGALPVDADTEIKRLLPVVKALVAETDAVVSV